One window of Burkholderia vietnamiensis LMG 10929 genomic DNA carries:
- a CDS encoding AAA family ATPase, with translation MNASDDTLEFTGGLVARLPEPADFGIALAEGFARRIGELSRRAGAPAAVARWAARAAFAASRATAGGHVCVALGALAHRYDEPVDDVRAALAASGLVAYGTLERGDERPLIVDRHDRLYLSRYFDYERRLAEALVAQADAAAPDDALSSERLRASLARYFGPATGEVDWQRVAAIVALTGRVTIVSGGPGTGKTTTVVGVLACLLDAQPGLRIALAAPTGKAAQRMQEALHARSGDLPPELAARLPETSYTLHRLLGGGGATGFRHHRDNPLPYDLIVVDEASMIDVALAAHLLDALAPGARLVLLGDKDQLAAVEAGAVFAELSARPTFSAAARTRIAAALGIDEAAFAAALPVPDGDAANAVAAVASASASATASTSAPAPDRTVPHAAASTARKPSTRRSADPRQASLFDDAPQAEADVPDPAVPSAAFAPLGAPAAAERPIADPAWIEADELAWLDAVELAPFEPGDAETAALASAAASLASAAASLAAGADAVPPALAPAPLADCVVWLERNYRFGLDSPIGRLSLAIRRGDVQAALDALPADDAAAASFHDDAGDTLAPSTVERLARRFGAYLAALRTALSETVPDPLPLFDALNCFRILCATRTGSRGAEHVNALVAAHVRQAARVPLAVGAHWFTGRPIMVTRNDYALGLFNGDIGIALPDAQGVLRVWFRRADGTARAVSPAALPPHETAFALTVHKSQGSEFDEAALVLPASFGRVLTRELVYTAVTRARTRVQVIGPRRVLAQAVATRTQRDSGLAARVDEALARRRTETSR, from the coding sequence ATGAACGCGTCCGACGACACGCTCGAATTCACCGGCGGCCTGGTTGCGCGCCTGCCCGAGCCGGCGGACTTCGGCATTGCGCTGGCCGAGGGTTTCGCGCGCCGTATCGGCGAGTTGTCGCGTCGTGCGGGCGCGCCGGCCGCGGTTGCGCGTTGGGCCGCGCGTGCCGCGTTCGCGGCGAGCCGCGCGACGGCGGGCGGCCATGTGTGCGTCGCGCTCGGCGCGCTCGCGCATCGCTACGACGAGCCCGTCGACGACGTGCGCGCGGCGCTGGCGGCGAGCGGGCTGGTTGCCTATGGCACGCTCGAGCGCGGCGACGAGCGGCCGCTGATCGTCGACCGGCACGACCGGCTGTATCTGTCGCGCTATTTCGATTACGAGCGGCGTCTCGCCGAGGCGCTGGTGGCCCAGGCCGACGCGGCCGCACCGGACGACGCGCTGTCTTCCGAGCGCCTGCGTGCGAGCCTCGCGCGTTACTTCGGGCCGGCGACCGGCGAAGTGGACTGGCAGCGCGTCGCGGCGATCGTCGCGCTCACCGGACGCGTGACGATCGTCAGCGGCGGGCCGGGCACCGGCAAGACGACGACCGTGGTCGGCGTGCTCGCTTGTCTGCTCGATGCGCAGCCGGGGCTTCGCATCGCGCTGGCCGCGCCCACCGGCAAGGCCGCGCAGCGGATGCAGGAAGCGCTGCACGCGCGCTCGGGCGATCTCCCGCCGGAGCTGGCGGCGCGCCTGCCCGAGACGTCGTATACGCTGCATCGCCTGCTGGGCGGCGGCGGGGCGACGGGCTTCCGGCATCATCGCGACAATCCGTTGCCGTACGACCTGATCGTGGTCGACGAGGCGTCGATGATCGACGTCGCGCTCGCCGCGCATCTGCTCGACGCGCTTGCACCGGGCGCGCGGCTCGTGCTGCTCGGCGACAAGGACCAGCTCGCGGCCGTCGAGGCCGGCGCCGTATTCGCGGAGCTCAGCGCGCGGCCGACCTTCAGTGCCGCTGCGCGCACGCGCATCGCGGCGGCGCTCGGCATCGACGAAGCCGCGTTTGCTGCGGCATTGCCGGTGCCGGACGGCGATGCGGCGAATGCGGTTGCCGCTGTGGCTTCGGCTTCGGCGTCGGCAACGGCTTCGACTTCAGCTCCCGCTCCAGACCGAACCGTTCCGCATGCTGCCGCGAGTACCGCACGCAAGCCGTCGACGCGGCGCAGTGCCGATCCGCGACAGGCGTCGTTGTTCGACGACGCGCCACAGGCCGAAGCGGATGTGCCTGATCCGGCCGTCCCGTCTGCGGCGTTCGCACCACTTGGCGCGCCAGCCGCTGCCGAACGCCCGATCGCCGACCCCGCATGGATCGAGGCCGACGAGCTCGCGTGGCTCGACGCGGTGGAGCTTGCGCCATTCGAACCGGGTGACGCTGAAACGGCGGCGCTCGCATCGGCCGCCGCATCGCTCGCATCGGCCGCCGCATCGCTCGCGGCCGGTGCCGACGCCGTGCCGCCCGCGCTCGCCCCCGCGCCGCTGGCCGACTGCGTCGTGTGGCTCGAACGCAACTACCGCTTCGGCCTCGATTCGCCGATCGGACGGCTGTCGCTCGCGATCCGTCGCGGCGACGTGCAGGCCGCGCTCGATGCGTTGCCCGCCGACGACGCGGCCGCCGCGTCGTTCCATGACGACGCCGGCGACACGCTCGCGCCGTCCACCGTCGAGCGGCTTGCACGCCGATTCGGCGCGTACCTCGCTGCGTTGCGCACCGCGTTGTCCGAGACGGTGCCCGATCCGCTGCCGCTGTTCGATGCGCTCAACTGTTTCCGGATCCTGTGCGCGACGCGCACGGGCTCGCGTGGCGCCGAGCACGTCAACGCGCTGGTGGCCGCGCATGTGCGGCAGGCGGCGCGCGTGCCGCTCGCGGTCGGCGCACACTGGTTCACCGGGCGGCCGATCATGGTGACGCGCAACGATTACGCGCTCGGGCTGTTCAACGGCGACATCGGCATCGCGTTGCCCGACGCGCAGGGCGTGCTGCGCGTATGGTTCCGGCGCGCGGACGGCACCGCGCGCGCGGTGTCGCCGGCCGCGTTGCCGCCGCACGAAACGGCATTCGCGCTGACGGTCCACAAGTCGCAGGGGTCGGAATTCGACGAGGCCGCACTGGTGCTGCCGGCGTCGTTCGGCCGCGTGCTGACGCGCGAGCTCGTCTATACGGCCGTCACGCGCGCACGGACGCGCGTGCAGGTGATCGGCCCGCGGCGCGTGCTGGCGCAGGCGGTTGCGACGCGCACGCAGCGCGACTCGGGGCTGGCGGCCCGCGTCGACGAGGCGCTCGCGCGCCGCCGCACGGAGACGTCACGATGA
- a CDS encoding glycine zipper 2TM domain-containing protein translates to MRNSIRRFGVCALLVATVASLSACDSMTRRQRDTAIGAGVGGVAGAAIGGNALSTLGGAAAGGLIGNQVGK, encoded by the coding sequence ATGCGTAACTCGATTCGGCGTTTTGGGGTATGCGCGCTCCTCGTCGCGACGGTAGCGAGCCTGTCGGCCTGCGATTCGATGACGCGCCGTCAGCGCGATACGGCGATTGGCGCAGGCGTCGGCGGTGTGGCCGGCGCGGCGATCGGCGGCAACGCGCTGTCGACGCTCGGCGGCGCGGCAGCTGGCGGCCTGATCGGCAACCAGGTCGGCAAGTAA
- a CDS encoding cytochrome b/b6 domain-containing protein encodes MPTLPAIGHAAAPRPARPIHPLWVRVSHWLNALAAILMVLSGWRIYDASPIYPPFVFAHGITLGGWLGGALQWHFAAMWLLVGNGLFYLTMSISTGRVARKMLPVTPRAVWRDLGAALRGRLAHDDPSVYNAVQRAAYLFAIADLTLLVLSGLTIWKSVQFPLLRASFGGYDNARIVHFWAMTLLVAFVVVHVAMALRVPRSLLAMLRGR; translated from the coding sequence ATGCCAACCCTTCCCGCCATCGGCCACGCGGCGGCCCCGCGCCCCGCGCGCCCGATTCATCCGCTGTGGGTGCGCGTGAGCCACTGGCTCAATGCGCTCGCGGCGATCCTGATGGTGCTGTCCGGCTGGCGCATCTACGATGCGTCGCCGATCTATCCGCCGTTCGTGTTCGCGCACGGCATCACGCTGGGCGGCTGGCTCGGCGGCGCGCTGCAATGGCATTTCGCGGCGATGTGGCTGCTCGTCGGCAACGGGCTGTTCTACCTGACGATGTCGATCTCGACCGGACGCGTCGCGCGCAAGATGCTGCCCGTCACGCCGCGCGCGGTGTGGCGCGACCTGGGCGCCGCGTTGCGCGGCCGGCTCGCGCACGACGACCCGAGCGTCTACAACGCGGTGCAGCGTGCGGCCTACCTGTTCGCGATCGCCGATCTGACCTTGCTCGTGCTGTCCGGGCTGACGATCTGGAAGTCGGTGCAGTTTCCGCTGCTGCGCGCATCGTTCGGCGGCTACGACAACGCGCGCATCGTGCATTTCTGGGCGATGACGCTGCTCGTCGCGTTCGTCGTCGTGCACGTCGCGATGGCGTTGCGCGTGCCGCGCTCGCTGCTCGCGATGCTGCGCGGACGCTGA
- a CDS encoding DMT family transporter, whose product MSPKNALLLTVLAALWGASFLFIRIGVAEFGVAPLMALRVGIGALFLTGLALTRFKPADLGARLRRHAWPLFVVGVLNSGAPFCLFAFAELTLSAGVTSVINATTPLWGALVAYLWLKDKLSLPRALGLVIGFAGVLTLVWDQVASARGATGATATVLAAAAALGATLLYGIAANYTKRKLSGVDPLVNATGSMIGSTVLLVPFAIATWPAAAIGVHAWGAVLALGIACTGVAYFIFFYLIAHIGPARAITVTFVIPVFGLLWGALFLGERVSIVMIEGCAIVLVGTALATGVIRRIPGFGPRGGEAA is encoded by the coding sequence ATGTCGCCCAAGAACGCCCTTCTGCTGACCGTCCTCGCTGCCCTGTGGGGTGCGTCGTTCCTCTTCATCCGGATCGGCGTCGCCGAATTCGGCGTCGCGCCGCTGATGGCGTTGCGCGTGGGCATCGGAGCGCTGTTCCTCACGGGACTCGCGCTCACGCGCTTCAAGCCCGCCGATCTCGGCGCGCGGTTGCGCCGGCATGCGTGGCCGTTGTTCGTCGTCGGCGTGCTGAACTCGGGCGCGCCGTTCTGCCTGTTCGCGTTTGCGGAACTGACGCTGTCGGCCGGCGTGACGTCGGTGATCAATGCGACGACGCCGCTGTGGGGCGCGCTCGTCGCCTACCTGTGGCTGAAGGACAAACTGTCGTTGCCGCGCGCGCTCGGCCTCGTGATCGGTTTTGCCGGCGTGCTGACGCTCGTGTGGGATCAGGTCGCCAGCGCGCGCGGCGCGACCGGCGCCACCGCCACCGTGCTGGCCGCGGCAGCCGCGCTCGGCGCGACGCTGCTGTACGGCATCGCGGCCAACTACACGAAGCGCAAGCTCAGCGGCGTCGATCCGCTCGTCAACGCGACCGGCAGCATGATCGGCTCGACGGTGCTGCTGGTGCCGTTCGCGATCGCGACGTGGCCTGCCGCGGCGATCGGCGTCCATGCGTGGGGCGCGGTGCTCGCGCTCGGCATCGCCTGCACCGGCGTCGCGTATTTCATCTTCTTTTACCTGATCGCGCACATCGGTCCGGCCCGTGCGATCACGGTGACGTTCGTGATCCCCGTCTTCGGCCTGCTGTGGGGTGCGCTGTTCCTCGGCGAACGCGTGTCGATCGTGATGATCGAGGGCTGCGCGATCGTGCTCGTCGGCACCGCGCTCGCGACCGGCGTGATCAGACGGATTCCGGGCTTCGGCCCGCGCGGCGGCGAGGCGGCCTGA
- a CDS encoding molybdopterin-dependent oxidoreductase, translating to MSESESPGERRPWTLDRQSLALDVRRELEMPSRRLFNRRILTLGGLTMLSGCTLHDDASVNTFLEQVSRINDRVQAWLFSGERLAPTYTEADITRPFPFNAYYGIDEVPHVDASTYRLVLSGRVTGKRVWTLDELRALPHAEQITRHICVEGWSAIGRWGGTPFGAFLARAGADTHAKYVGFKCADDYYESIDMPTALHPQTLLAFDYDGRRLPPEFGFPMKLRMPTKLGYKNPKHIMEIFVTDTYPGGYWVDQGYNWFGGS from the coding sequence ATGTCCGAATCCGAATCCCCCGGCGAGCGCCGGCCGTGGACGCTCGACCGCCAGTCGCTCGCGCTCGACGTGCGGCGCGAGCTCGAAATGCCCTCCCGGCGCCTGTTCAACCGGCGCATCCTGACGCTCGGCGGCCTGACGATGCTGAGCGGCTGCACGCTGCACGACGATGCGTCGGTGAACACGTTTCTCGAGCAGGTGTCGCGCATCAACGATCGCGTGCAGGCGTGGCTGTTCAGCGGCGAGCGACTCGCGCCGACCTATACCGAGGCCGACATCACGCGGCCGTTCCCGTTCAATGCGTACTACGGCATCGACGAGGTGCCGCACGTCGACGCGTCGACCTACCGGCTCGTGCTGTCCGGTCGCGTGACCGGCAAGCGCGTATGGACGCTCGACGAGCTGCGCGCGCTGCCGCATGCGGAGCAGATCACGCGGCACATCTGCGTCGAAGGATGGAGCGCGATCGGCCGCTGGGGCGGCACGCCGTTCGGCGCGTTCCTCGCGCGCGCGGGCGCCGATACGCACGCGAAGTACGTCGGCTTCAAATGTGCGGACGACTACTACGAGAGCATCGACATGCCGACCGCGCTGCACCCGCAGACGCTGCTCGCGTTCGACTACGACGGCCGCCGCCTGCCGCCGGAATTCGGTTTCCCGATGAAGCTGCGGATGCCGACCAAGCTCGGCTACAAGAATCCGAAGCACATCATGGAGATCTTCGTGACCGACACCTATCCGGGCGGTTATTGGGTCGACCAGGGCTACAACTGGTTCGGCGGATCGTGA
- the arfB gene encoding alternative ribosome rescue aminoacyl-tRNA hydrolase ArfB: MMIRYTLDPADVEWTAVRAQGAGGQNVNKVSSAIHLRFDIRASSLPPVLKERLLALSDQRITRDGIVVIKSQEYRTQEKNREAALARLDALIGSVAFTPRARVATRPTRASKERRLEHKSRRSVVKSGRGKVID, from the coding sequence ATGATGATCCGCTACACGCTCGATCCGGCCGACGTCGAATGGACGGCCGTGCGCGCGCAGGGCGCAGGCGGCCAGAACGTGAACAAGGTGTCGAGCGCGATACACCTGCGTTTCGATATCCGCGCGTCGTCGCTGCCGCCGGTGCTCAAGGAGCGGCTGCTCGCGCTGTCCGACCAGCGCATCACGCGCGACGGCATCGTCGTGATCAAGTCGCAGGAGTACCGCACGCAGGAGAAAAACCGCGAGGCGGCGCTCGCGCGGCTCGACGCGCTGATCGGCAGCGTCGCGTTCACGCCGCGCGCGCGGGTCGCGACGCGGCCGACGCGCGCATCGAAGGAGCGGCGCCTCGAGCACAAGTCGCGCCGCAGCGTCGTGAAGTCGGGAAGAGGGAAGGTGATCGACTGA
- a CDS encoding pentapeptide MXKDX repeat protein, with protein sequence MKNVLIAACVAAFAALATSAYAQNDAMSQGASSMSKDAMGHDAIKKDGMKKDAMKKHDAMKPDAMSHDAMGKASGDKMAPSN encoded by the coding sequence ATGAAAAACGTACTGATCGCCGCCTGTGTCGCCGCTTTCGCCGCGCTTGCAACGAGCGCTTACGCGCAGAACGACGCGATGTCGCAGGGCGCGTCGTCGATGTCGAAGGACGCGATGGGCCACGATGCGATAAAGAAGGACGGCATGAAGAAGGACGCGATGAAAAAGCACGACGCCATGAAGCCGGATGCGATGTCGCACGATGCGATGGGCAAGGCGTCGGGCGACAAGATGGCGCCGTCGAACTGA
- a CDS encoding sensor domain-containing phosphodiesterase: MKPARDLPRELSLDSLLERLTPTPGGWVATYRDTTLRSVFQPVLSITHKRVVGYEALLRVVDENGALRSPAALFDRTRAAADVLLLDRLARCLHTANFVAQRIGDGWLFLNVTPRVLDSGLVQRGFVDALCRHFGLPPNRIVLEVVEKRARDEAALARTIDMIHHRDFLIAIDDFGTGFSNFDRVWRARPDIVKLDRSLVERANSSADDRRIMYHLVSMLHQAGAMVLAEGVESDDALQTLMEADIDFVQGFWFGQPDASIAQASAAAPALLDAAWRRFIAQRHRPASDGQPGFDAIERLVLTGAATFAASGSLEEAAQRVFTVPAARRVFVTDEIGEQFLPSIGARVDAGQAVGTRLSPLFPETHSNWSRRPYFQRAIAAPGRVALMGPHFSLTEGRDCYTAAVAIRAEGRLVVFCVDFVLDRAGTVMR, translated from the coding sequence ATGAAGCCTGCCCGCGACCTCCCCCGCGAACTCTCGCTCGACTCCCTGCTCGAACGCCTGACGCCGACGCCCGGCGGCTGGGTGGCAACCTACCGCGACACGACGCTGCGCAGCGTGTTCCAGCCGGTGCTGTCGATCACGCACAAGCGCGTGGTCGGCTACGAAGCGCTGCTGCGCGTCGTCGACGAAAATGGCGCGCTGAGGTCGCCGGCGGCGCTCTTCGACCGCACGCGCGCGGCGGCCGACGTGCTGCTGCTCGACCGGCTCGCGCGCTGCCTGCATACGGCCAACTTCGTCGCGCAACGCATCGGCGACGGCTGGCTGTTTCTGAACGTGACGCCGCGCGTGCTCGATTCGGGCCTCGTGCAGCGCGGTTTCGTCGACGCGCTGTGCCGGCATTTCGGATTGCCACCGAACCGCATCGTGCTCGAAGTCGTCGAGAAGCGGGCGCGCGACGAAGCGGCGCTCGCCCGCACGATCGACATGATTCACCACCGTGACTTCCTGATCGCGATCGACGATTTCGGCACCGGGTTCTCGAATTTCGACCGCGTGTGGCGCGCGCGGCCCGATATCGTGAAGCTCGACCGCTCGCTGGTCGAGCGCGCGAATTCGTCGGCCGACGATCGGCGGATCATGTATCACCTGGTGTCGATGCTGCATCAGGCCGGCGCGATGGTGCTCGCCGAAGGCGTCGAAAGCGACGACGCGCTGCAGACGCTGATGGAAGCCGACATCGATTTCGTGCAGGGCTTCTGGTTCGGCCAGCCGGATGCGTCGATCGCGCAAGCGAGCGCGGCGGCGCCCGCGCTGCTCGACGCCGCATGGCGGCGTTTCATCGCGCAGCGGCATCGGCCCGCCAGCGACGGGCAGCCCGGCTTCGATGCGATCGAGCGGCTGGTGCTCACCGGGGCGGCGACGTTTGCGGCGAGCGGCAGCCTGGAGGAAGCCGCGCAGCGCGTGTTCACGGTGCCGGCGGCGCGGCGCGTGTTCGTCACGGACGAGATCGGCGAACAGTTTCTGCCGTCGATCGGCGCGCGCGTCGACGCCGGTCAGGCTGTCGGCACGCGGCTGTCGCCGCTGTTCCCGGAAACGCACAGCAACTGGTCGCGGCGCCCGTACTTCCAGCGCGCGATCGCCGCGCCGGGCCGCGTTGCGCTGATGGGCCCGCACTTCTCGCTGACCGAAGGCCGCGACTGCTATACGGCAGCCGTCGCGATTCGCGCGGAAGGCCGTCTCGTGGTGTTCTGCGTCGATTTCGTACTCGACCGCGCGGGCACGGTGATGCGGTAG
- the thiC gene encoding phosphomethylpyrimidine synthase ThiC — translation MNANPKFLSADAHVDAAAVAPLPNSRKVYVTGSQPDIRVPMREITQADTPTGFGGEKNPPIYVYDTSGPYTDPDAKIDIRAGLPALRQRWIEARGDTEVLDGLSSGYGRERAADPATADLRFPGLHRNPRRAQAGKNVTQMHYARQGIITPEMEYIAIRENQRRAEYLENLKASGPNGAKLAAMMGRQHPGQAFGAAAFGANALAEITPEFVRDEVARGRAIIPANINHPESEPMIIGRNFLVKINANIGNSAVTSSIGEEVDKMTWAIRWGGDTVMDLSTGKHIHETREWIIRNSPVPIGTVPIYQALEKVNGKAEDLTWEIFRDTLIEQAEQGVDYFTIHAGVRLQYVPLTANRMTGIVSRGGSIMAKWCLAHHKESFLYEHFEEICEIMKAYDVSFSLGDGLRPGSIYDANDEAQLGELKTLGELTQIAWKHDVQVMIEGPGHVPMQLIKENMDLQLDWCKEAPFYTLGPLTTDIAPGYDHITSGIGAAMIGWFGTAMLCYVTPKEHLGLPNKDDVKEGIITYKLAAHAADLAKGHPGAQVRDNALSKARFEFRWEDQFNIGLDPDKAREFHDETLPKDSAKVAHFCSMCGPHFCSMKITQDVREFAAQQGVSETEALQKGMEVKAVEFVKTGAEIYHRQ, via the coding sequence ATGAACGCCAATCCGAAGTTTCTGTCCGCCGACGCCCACGTCGACGCCGCTGCCGTCGCCCCGCTGCCGAATTCGCGCAAGGTTTACGTAACCGGTTCGCAGCCCGACATCCGCGTGCCGATGCGTGAAATCACTCAGGCCGACACCCCGACCGGCTTCGGCGGCGAAAAGAATCCGCCGATCTACGTGTACGACACGTCGGGCCCGTACACCGACCCCGACGCGAAGATCGACATCCGCGCGGGCCTGCCCGCGCTGCGCCAGCGCTGGATCGAAGCGCGCGGCGACACCGAAGTGCTCGACGGCCTGTCGAGCGGCTACGGCCGCGAGCGCGCGGCCGACCCGGCCACCGCCGACCTGCGCTTCCCCGGCCTGCACCGCAATCCGCGCCGCGCGCAGGCGGGCAAGAACGTCACGCAGATGCACTACGCGCGTCAGGGCATCATCACGCCGGAAATGGAATACATCGCGATCCGCGAGAACCAGCGCCGCGCCGAGTATCTCGAGAATCTGAAGGCGAGCGGCCCGAACGGCGCGAAGCTCGCCGCGATGATGGGCCGTCAGCACCCGGGCCAGGCGTTCGGCGCCGCGGCCTTCGGCGCGAACGCGCTCGCCGAGATCACGCCCGAGTTCGTGCGCGACGAAGTCGCACGCGGCCGCGCGATCATTCCGGCGAACATCAACCACCCGGAATCGGAGCCGATGATCATCGGCCGCAACTTCCTCGTGAAGATCAACGCGAACATCGGCAACTCGGCCGTCACGTCGTCGATCGGCGAGGAAGTCGACAAGATGACGTGGGCGATCCGCTGGGGCGGCGACACGGTGATGGACCTGTCGACCGGCAAGCACATCCATGAAACGCGCGAGTGGATCATCCGCAACAGCCCGGTGCCGATCGGCACGGTGCCGATCTACCAGGCGCTGGAGAAGGTCAACGGCAAGGCCGAGGACCTCACGTGGGAAATCTTCCGCGACACGCTGATCGAGCAGGCCGAGCAAGGCGTCGACTACTTCACGATCCATGCGGGCGTGCGGCTGCAGTACGTGCCGCTCACCGCGAACCGGATGACGGGCATCGTATCGCGCGGCGGCTCGATCATGGCGAAGTGGTGCCTCGCGCACCACAAGGAAAGCTTCCTGTACGAACACTTCGAAGAGATCTGCGAGATCATGAAGGCGTACGACGTGAGCTTCTCGCTCGGCGACGGCCTGCGCCCCGGCTCGATCTACGACGCGAACGACGAAGCGCAGCTCGGCGAGCTGAAGACGCTCGGCGAGCTCACGCAGATCGCGTGGAAGCACGACGTGCAGGTGATGATCGAAGGCCCCGGCCACGTGCCGATGCAGCTGATCAAGGAGAACATGGACCTGCAGCTCGACTGGTGCAAGGAAGCGCCGTTCTACACGCTCGGGCCGCTGACCACCGACATCGCGCCGGGCTACGACCACATCACGTCGGGCATCGGCGCCGCGATGATCGGCTGGTTCGGCACCGCGATGCTGTGCTACGTGACGCCGAAGGAGCACCTCGGGCTGCCGAACAAGGACGACGTGAAGGAAGGGATCATCACGTACAAGCTCGCCGCGCACGCCGCCGACCTCGCCAAGGGTCACCCGGGCGCGCAGGTGCGCGACAACGCGCTGTCGAAGGCGCGCTTCGAGTTCCGCTGGGAAGACCAGTTCAACATCGGCCTCGATCCGGACAAGGCGCGCGAATTCCACGACGAAACGCTGCCGAAGGATTCGGCGAAGGTCGCGCATTTCTGCTCGATGTGCGGGCCGCACTTCTGCTCGATGAAGATCACGCAGGACGTGCGCGAGTTCGCCGCCCAACAGGGCGTGTCGGAAACCGAAGCGCTGCAGAAGGGCATGGAAGTCAAGGCAGTCGAGTTCGTGAAGACCGGCGCGGAGATCTATCACCGCCAGTAA